A window from Planktothrix sp. FACHB-1365 encodes these proteins:
- the folD gene encoding bifunctional methylenetetrahydrofolate dehydrogenase/methenyltetrahydrofolate cyclohydrolase FolD codes for MDNLLDGKSTAKKIQAELQEQVQTWEAKVGRPPGLAVIMVGDNPASAVYVRNKEQACAKVGIASFGQHFPAETSQEELTQTIHTLNQNQQVDGILVQLPLPPHLDAVGLLYEIDPQKDADGLHPENLGRLARGEKGLRSCTPAGVMRLFEEYNIELKGKHAVVLGRSILVGKPMALMLLEADCTVTIAHSKTKDLAKITRDADIVVGAVGRPQMITADFVKPGAIVIDVGINKITDANGKSRLVGDVDFNSVQPIAQSITPVPGGIGPMTVAMLLQNTFWSYLETVRG; via the coding sequence ATGGATAATCTATTAGACGGTAAATCTACAGCGAAAAAAATCCAAGCTGAACTTCAAGAACAAGTCCAAACGTGGGAAGCGAAAGTAGGGCGTCCTCCCGGTTTAGCGGTAATTATGGTGGGAGATAACCCAGCCAGTGCGGTGTATGTTCGCAATAAAGAACAAGCTTGTGCTAAGGTTGGTATTGCTTCCTTTGGTCAACATTTTCCCGCAGAAACTTCTCAAGAAGAACTCACCCAAACGATTCATACCTTGAATCAAAATCAACAGGTGGATGGAATTTTAGTACAGTTACCTTTACCTCCCCATTTAGATGCTGTTGGGTTATTGTATGAAATTGATCCCCAAAAAGATGCTGATGGTTTACACCCGGAAAATTTAGGACGGTTAGCCAGAGGAGAAAAGGGGTTAAGAAGTTGTACTCCCGCCGGAGTTATGCGACTATTTGAAGAGTATAATATTGAGTTAAAAGGCAAACACGCTGTTGTTTTGGGTCGCAGTATTTTAGTCGGAAAACCGATGGCGTTAATGCTCTTAGAAGCAGATTGTACCGTAACAATTGCCCATTCAAAAACGAAAGATTTAGCCAAAATTACCCGTGATGCTGATATTGTAGTGGGAGCCGTTGGACGTCCGCAAATGATCACGGCGGATTTTGTGAAACCGGGTGCTATTGTTATCGATGTTGGGATTAATAAAATAACCGATGCTAACGGTAAATCTCGCCTCGTCGGGGATGTCGATTTCAACAGTGTTCAACCCATCGCCCAATCTATTACCCCAGTTCCCGGCGGTATTGGCCCCATGACCGTTGCGATGTTATTACAAAATACCTTCTGGAGTTATTTGGAAACAGTCAGGGGTTGA
- a CDS encoding NAD(P)H-hydrate dehydratase, whose protein sequence is MNSEIRSEKLQQIVVTAEQMQTIENRIFSAGMPVAALMEKVALKITQRLQKFLSENSITSSNKIGILVGPGHNGGDGLVVARELYFLGYSIIIYSHFSKRKELTEAHANYAVSLGIPIASNIEELQTCDVLIDGLFGFGLERPITGELANAIDTINTWNKWVISIDLPSGIHTDTGEILGTAIRADLTLCLGLWKQAFLQEVGLDYIGIAELIDFDIPLTDITAILGESPCLNRITSSTAIHSLPLPRSANSHKYKNGHLLIIAGSKQYTGAAILAGLGARASGIGMLSIAVPNSIKSLLSSVLPEALIMGCPETENGAILKLPEDIDLRRYQTIACGPGLTPEAQPIVETILTANCPIILDADALNILSKLNPFFTLSSRQFPTIITPHLGEFKRLFPELMELEKNKITLAKQAAELTNTIIVLKGARTCIATPNQVWINPDSTPALGRGGSGDVLTGLIGGLLPPIILAEKPIESIVNTAVWWHSQAGILAAKERTELGVDAYTLTQYLIPALIPFIKTRS, encoded by the coding sequence ATGAATTCTGAAATAAGATCCGAAAAACTTCAACAAATTGTTGTCACCGCAGAACAAATGCAAACTATTGAAAATCGAATTTTTTCTGCGGGAATGCCTGTGGCTGCGTTAATGGAAAAAGTGGCTCTTAAAATTACCCAACGCTTACAGAAGTTTTTATCGGAAAACTCAATAACCTCCTCGAATAAAATCGGGATATTAGTAGGGCCAGGACATAATGGTGGCGATGGGTTAGTTGTCGCTAGAGAATTGTATTTTCTCGGTTATTCTATTATTATTTATAGCCATTTTTCTAAACGAAAAGAATTAACCGAGGCTCATGCTAACTATGCCGTTAGTTTAGGAATTCCTATTGCTTCTAATATTGAGGAATTACAAACCTGTGATGTTTTAATTGATGGCTTATTTGGATTTGGTTTAGAACGACCTATCACTGGAGAACTTGCTAACGCTATTGACACTATTAATACTTGGAACAAATGGGTTATTAGTATTGATTTACCATCGGGAATTCATACCGATACTGGAGAAATATTAGGAACAGCAATTCGCGCTGATTTAACTCTGTGTTTAGGGTTATGGAAACAAGCCTTTTTACAAGAGGTCGGATTAGATTATATAGGAATAGCAGAACTGATTGATTTTGATATTCCCTTAACAGATATTACTGCAATTCTAGGGGAATCTCCCTGTCTAAATCGTATCACTTCCTCAACAGCAATTCACAGTTTACCCCTCCCCCGTTCTGCCAATTCCCATAAATATAAAAACGGTCATTTATTAATCATAGCAGGTTCAAAACAATATACAGGAGCCGCTATTTTAGCCGGACTAGGAGCTAGAGCAAGCGGGATTGGAATGTTATCCATTGCTGTTCCGAATTCGATTAAATCCTTACTCAGTTCGGTATTACCAGAAGCCTTAATTATGGGTTGTCCTGAAACCGAAAATGGAGCTATTCTCAAACTTCCAGAAGACATCGATTTAAGACGTTATCAAACTATTGCCTGTGGCCCTGGATTAACCCCAGAAGCTCAACCTATTGTCGAAACGATTTTAACAGCAAATTGTCCGATTATTTTAGATGCAGATGCTCTCAATATTTTATCTAAACTCAATCCCTTTTTTACCCTATCTTCTCGTCAATTTCCCACGATTATAACCCCTCATTTAGGAGAATTTAAACGTCTGTTTCCTGAATTAATGGAATTAGAAAAAAATAAAATAACTTTAGCCAAACAAGCCGCCGAATTAACAAATACAATCATAGTCTTAAAAGGAGCAAGAACCTGTATTGCTACCCCGAATCAAGTTTGGATTAATCCTGATAGTACCCCTGCTTTAGGTCGAGGGGGAAGCGGTGACGTTTTAACGGGATTAATAGGAGGGCTGTTACCCCCTATCATTTTAGCAGAAAAACCGATAGAATCAATTGTTAATACTGCGGTTTGGTGGCATTCTCAAGCTGGAATTCTAGCAGCAAAAGAACGCACGGAATTAGGGGTTGATGCCTATACCTTAACCCAATATTTAATTCCCGCTTTAATACCGTTTATAAAAACAAGATCATAG
- a CDS encoding phenylacetate--CoA ligase family protein, which produces MGQLRDEQRQRAISALNGFLSTPLSDLIQPSPDRGVTSVLQLFQQVVTTVPAYQGFLAEYYQSIPNIQTLEDFQTLPVITKENYLRSYSLSQLCRYGQLETCDLIAVSSGSTGNPTFWPRFISDELQIATRFEQIFYDSFQGDQRRTLAVICFTLGTWVGGLYTTACCRHLATKGYPITVITPGNQKLEIFRVIRELGEQFEQVVLLGYPPFIKDVIDTGIAEGIAWQKYHVKLVFAGEVFSEEWRSLVGERVGSTQPYYDSASLYGTADAGVLGNETPLSICIRRFLAEQPDIAKQLFGESRLPTLVQYDPKSRFFEVQKQEDSTTGTLLFSGDNGIPLIRYHIADQGGIIQFQEMLDFLKQYNFDPISELQKLGNRGIHQLPFVFVFGRSQFVISYFGANIYPENVTVGLEQPLIKEWVTGKFVMSVIEDSDQNRFLSVVVELAPGVEETEHKKEAITTSILTQLKRLNSEFANYVPPEYQTPQITLKLTGDPEYFPLGVKHRYTRK; this is translated from the coding sequence ATGGGCCAACTCAGAGACGAACAACGCCAACGAGCAATTTCAGCGTTAAACGGCTTTTTATCTACACCCTTATCTGATTTAATTCAACCCTCGCCAGATAGAGGGGTTACTTCTGTTTTACAATTATTTCAACAGGTTGTCACAACTGTTCCAGCTTATCAAGGATTTTTAGCAGAATATTATCAGTCTATTCCTAACATTCAAACCCTTGAAGATTTTCAAACCCTTCCTGTAATTACTAAAGAAAATTATTTACGCTCCTATTCATTATCCCAATTGTGTCGTTATGGACAATTAGAAACCTGTGATTTAATTGCTGTTTCTTCTGGTTCCACGGGAAACCCGACCTTTTGGCCCCGGTTTATTAGTGATGAATTGCAAATTGCGACTCGGTTTGAACAGATTTTTTATGATAGTTTTCAAGGGGATCAACGTCGGACTTTAGCGGTTATTTGTTTTACCTTGGGAACCTGGGTTGGCGGACTGTATACAACGGCTTGTTGTCGTCATTTAGCCACAAAAGGCTATCCCATTACGGTTATTACCCCTGGAAACCAAAAATTAGAAATCTTTCGTGTAATTCGAGAATTAGGGGAACAGTTTGAGCAGGTGGTTTTATTAGGCTATCCTCCGTTTATTAAAGATGTTATTGATACGGGAATTGCTGAAGGGATAGCATGGCAAAAGTATCACGTTAAATTGGTTTTTGCAGGAGAGGTTTTTAGTGAAGAATGGCGCAGTTTAGTCGGGGAACGAGTTGGCTCAACTCAACCGTATTATGATTCGGCAAGTTTATATGGCACAGCAGATGCAGGGGTTTTAGGGAATGAAACCCCGTTAAGTATTTGTATTCGTCGGTTTTTAGCTGAACAGCCAGATATTGCTAAACAATTATTTGGAGAATCTCGATTACCAACTTTAGTACAATATGACCCCAAAAGTCGATTTTTTGAAGTCCAAAAGCAGGAAGATTCGACAACGGGAACCTTATTATTTTCAGGAGATAATGGCATTCCTTTAATCCGTTATCATATTGCAGATCAAGGCGGAATTATTCAATTTCAGGAGATGTTAGACTTTTTAAAACAATATAATTTTGACCCTATTTCAGAATTACAGAAATTAGGAAATCGAGGGATTCATCAATTACCTTTTGTGTTTGTGTTTGGGCGATCGCAATTTGTAATTTCCTATTTTGGGGCAAATATTTATCCTGAAAATGTTACTGTAGGGTTAGAACAACCTTTAATAAAAGAGTGGGTAACGGGTAAATTTGTCATGTCTGTGATAGAAGATTCTGATCAAAATCGATTTCTGTCAGTGGTGGTAGAATTAGCTCCCGGTGTTGAAGAAACAGAACATAAAAAAGAAGCGATCACCACTTCTATTTTAACCCAATTAAAACGCCTCAATAGCGAATTTGCTAATTATGTCCCCCCCGAATATCAAACCCCTCAAATTACCCTCAAATTAACCGGAGATCCTGAATATTTTCCCCTAGGAGTAAAACATCGTTACACCCGGAAATAG
- a CDS encoding NUDIX hydrolase translates to MIQVSLAILYRDGKFLFQLRDNIPGIVHPGVWGLFGGHLEGEETPELCLKRELIEEIGYQVSDLVLFKEYGDSQVNRFVFYAPLTVDLSQLVLNEGWDMGLLTTEDIKAGKCYSHKAGMVRLIGTPHQRILLDFIAQKLI, encoded by the coding sequence ATGATTCAAGTTTCTTTGGCAATTCTTTATCGAGATGGAAAGTTTTTATTTCAATTGCGAGATAATATTCCTGGCATTGTTCATCCGGGGGTTTGGGGATTATTTGGCGGACATTTGGAAGGGGAAGAAACGCCAGAATTATGCTTGAAACGGGAATTAATCGAGGAAATTGGTTATCAAGTTTCTGATTTAGTTCTGTTTAAAGAGTATGGTGATTCTCAGGTTAATCGTTTTGTTTTTTATGCTCCTTTAACGGTTGATTTAAGTCAATTAGTCTTAAATGAAGGATGGGATATGGGTTTGTTAACCACCGAGGATATTAAAGCTGGAAAATGTTATTCTCACAAAGCCGGAATGGTGAGGTTAATCGGAACTCCTCATCAAAGGATTTTGTTAGATTTTATCGCTCAGAAGTTAATTTAA
- a CDS encoding M23 family metallopeptidase: MKLQVLEHTVFKLHPIAAEAISDNEKICVHCDTIFEIDSYSEAEDNHLQVNFLSPKPKNMTTWFVLAHQVKLLETDEKLSASRSVSSASFAASNSEWIWPMTGTSMGSRAEFGYARGRLHAGVDIGGYTPDECYAASDGVVDYIKNDCSGAEGRAIYIKRSNGWEHVYFHLQSIRVKVGQNITKGQFIGIRGGSGFGYEGLEIDGGGYSIHLHFEVRQPNGESINPRSILPDDGSVPIVG, from the coding sequence ATGAAATTACAAGTTTTAGAACATACTGTTTTTAAGCTTCATCCTATTGCTGCTGAAGCAATTTCTGATAATGAGAAAATCTGCGTTCATTGTGATACCATATTTGAGATAGACAGTTATTCAGAGGCAGAAGATAACCATTTACAGGTTAACTTCTTATCTCCAAAACCCAAAAATATGACCACTTGGTTTGTTCTGGCTCATCAAGTTAAACTCTTAGAAACCGATGAAAAATTAAGCGCATCTCGTTCAGTTTCTTCCGCTTCCTTTGCTGCTTCTAATTCCGAGTGGATATGGCCGATGACAGGAACCAGTATGGGGTCAAGGGCAGAATTTGGTTATGCGAGAGGCAGACTTCATGCAGGAGTTGATATTGGCGGATACACACCCGATGAATGTTATGCTGCCAGTGATGGTGTTGTGGATTATATTAAAAATGATTGCAGTGGTGCAGAAGGTCGGGCAATTTATATTAAACGTTCTAATGGTTGGGAACACGTTTATTTTCATTTACAATCGATTCGGGTTAAAGTGGGTCAAAATATTACCAAAGGTCAATTTATAGGAATCCGGGGAGGTTCAGGGTTTGGGTATGAAGGATTAGAAATTGATGGCGGAGGCTATTCCATTCATCTGCATTTTGAAGTGCGTCAACCCAATGGCGAATCTATTAATCCCCGTTCTATTTTACCCGATGATGGCAGTGTTCCCATTGTCGGTTAA
- a CDS encoding serine/threonine-protein kinase: protein MSQLIYPGIVLRNHYTIVRELGHGGFGRTYLAQDQHRFDELCVLKEFAPQVQGSFALKKSQELFEREAEILYKLKHPQIPQFRELFRETIDNKGYLFLVQDYVEGLNYRSLLNQRLRQGLPFTEAEMIQFLLQLLPVLDYIHSYGVIHRDISPDNIIQRQLDGLPILIDFGGVKLIQAKVESELAAQQGQNPTPTRLGKVGYAPDEQMRLGRVYPHSDLYGLAATLFVLLTGKEPQQLIDPQTLIWNWKKYTNLSPEFGAILEKMLAYHQSDRFPSAQDVLAALSTLNSPLTQSLPKPSTPLTQGTVSLTQNQSLSPQVSPTPGRISAGLKMPLLIFVSILILGGFGWLGGRYWLNHYADLHQIPGTEQERQEALRDERRLLGINFNFFVNLVNEEFYTRYPEQQGRTLTDSSSDAIWRQRWHQIADEFLQRLGQLSEESRLKLGTYRLDDLDHWKATVNQLQLSSQSLYDLADVKFFYLFPEQSRTANLLELPIGQVWQAFTDDVVHQLQAGLTWERVEFASQKTRKTLKETLKPGEGKAYIARFNKNQILQVRLKSPKPSTLLSIYTPGITQKSQSLLEDSPKTRWSGRLQDSGDYEFVVVSNSSQPFEYELTLETR, encoded by the coding sequence ATGAGTCAATTAATTTACCCCGGTATTGTTCTGAGAAACCATTACACCATTGTCCGTGAGTTAGGACATGGAGGTTTTGGACGCACCTATTTAGCACAAGACCAACATCGGTTTGATGAACTTTGTGTTTTAAAAGAATTTGCCCCCCAGGTACAAGGAAGTTTTGCCTTAAAAAAATCTCAGGAATTATTTGAACGGGAAGCGGAAATTCTTTATAAATTGAAACATCCTCAAATTCCTCAGTTTCGAGAGTTATTTCGAGAAACCATTGATAATAAAGGCTATTTATTTTTAGTCCAAGATTATGTTGAAGGATTGAATTATCGGAGTTTATTGAATCAACGCTTACGCCAAGGCTTGCCCTTTACCGAAGCAGAAATGATTCAATTTTTACTCCAACTGTTACCCGTTTTGGACTATATTCACAGCTATGGTGTAATTCATCGAGATATTTCCCCTGACAATATTATTCAACGTCAATTAGACGGTTTACCCATATTAATTGATTTCGGGGGTGTTAAATTAATTCAAGCTAAAGTTGAATCAGAATTAGCCGCACAACAAGGTCAAAATCCGACCCCCACTCGCTTAGGAAAAGTTGGGTATGCTCCCGATGAACAAATGCGTTTAGGAAGGGTTTATCCCCACAGTGATTTATATGGGTTAGCAGCCACCCTATTTGTGTTATTAACGGGAAAGGAACCTCAACAATTAATTGATCCCCAAACGTTAATTTGGAATTGGAAAAAATACACAAATTTAAGCCCAGAATTTGGGGCTATTTTAGAGAAAATGTTAGCGTATCATCAAAGCGATCGCTTTCCATCGGCTCAGGATGTTCTAGCAGCGCTTTCAACCCTAAATTCTCCCCTAACTCAGTCTTTGCCAAAACCCTCGACTCCCCTGACTCAGGGAACAGTTTCCTTAACCCAAAACCAAAGTTTATCTCCCCAAGTTTCTCCCACTCCAGGAAGAATATCTGCGGGTCTTAAAATGCCTTTATTAATATTTGTTTCAATTTTAATCCTGGGAGGGTTCGGGTGGTTAGGAGGACGCTATTGGTTAAACCATTATGCAGATTTACATCAAATTCCGGGGACAGAACAAGAACGACAAGAAGCTTTAAGGGATGAAAGACGTTTATTAGGGATTAATTTTAACTTTTTTGTTAATTTAGTGAATGAAGAATTTTATACTCGCTATCCTGAACAACAAGGAAGAACCTTAACAGATAGTTCCTCCGATGCCATTTGGCGACAACGATGGCATCAAATTGCCGATGAATTCTTGCAACGTCTGGGACAATTAAGTGAGGAATCTCGGCTGAAATTAGGAACCTATCGTTTGGATGATCTTGATCACTGGAAAGCAACCGTTAATCAGTTACAGTTAAGTAGTCAATCCTTGTATGATTTAGCAGATGTCAAATTTTTCTATTTATTTCCTGAACAATCAAGAACAGCCAATTTATTAGAGTTGCCCATAGGACAAGTTTGGCAAGCTTTTACCGATGATGTTGTTCATCAGTTACAAGCGGGATTAACTTGGGAACGAGTGGAATTTGCCTCGCAAAAAACTCGAAAAACGTTAAAAGAAACCCTAAAACCCGGAGAAGGAAAAGCCTATATTGCTCGCTTTAATAAAAATCAAATTTTGCAAGTCCGTCTCAAGTCTCCAAAACCCTCAACGTTACTTTCAATTTATACCCCTGGTATAACACAAAAATCCCAATCTTTATTAGAAGATTCTCCTAAGACTCGTTGGTCAGGTCGCTTACAAGATTCGGGAGATTATGAATTTGTAGTTGTGTCTAACTCTTCTCAACCTTTTGAGTATGAGTTAACCCTAGAAACTCGTTAA